The sequence GATTCCACGACGTTTATTTTTAACAGGTATAGTGTTCGAAATGAGCAAGAAGCTCGGCTTTCCCTTTTCCGGAAAAAGATGAATAATTTACAATAAATTTGGCTTTTGCCGAGAAACTTTCCATCTCCCGCCTTGCCGCAGCCCTCTCTTTCTGTGTCAGCTTGTCGTCCTTGGTCATGATAATGCCGTAGGGTCGATCGAGGTATTCAAGAAACGCCATCATTTCCCTGTCGGACGCCATGGCGGGATGACGGGAATCGACAAGAACGAGTACAAGCGCTATGGCACGACGCTTTTCGATATAGCTTACAAGCAGGTTTCCCCAATGGGCTTTTTCCGCATGACCCACTGCGGCATAGCCGTAACCGGGCAGATCGACGAAGTATATGTTCCCGTTGATCTGAAAATAGTTGATGAGTCTGGTTTTTCCGGGAGTAGAACTGGTTTTGGCAAGCCCTTTGACCCCTGTAAGCGAATTTAAAAGAGAGGATTTACCGACATTGGAGCGCCCGACGAAAAC comes from Chlorobium limicola DSM 245 and encodes:
- the yihA gene encoding ribosome biogenesis GTP-binding protein YihA/YsxC, with translation MKIINAVFYKSVSALTGLPEETFPEIVFVGRSNVGKSSLLNSLTGVKGLAKTSSTPGKTRLINYFQINGNIYFVDLPGYGYAAVGHAEKAHWGNLLVSYIEKRRAIALVLVLVDSRHPAMASDREMMAFLEYLDRPYGIIMTKDDKLTQKERAAARREMESFSAKAKFIVNYSSFSGKGKAELLAHFEHYTC